GGGCACGCCGTGCTGCACGCGATCGCCGACGATGTCACCGTGTTCGTGGAGCCGTTGGTGGCACCCGTTGCGCTGCACTGCGTGGGGGCCGGGCGCGGCGCCGAGGCGTTCGCGCAGATCGCCGCGACGTTGGGTTGGCAGGTCACGGTTCTCGATCACCGCCCGGCGCTGCTGGACGCGCTGCAACTACCCGCGGGGGTCGCGGTACGCCGGGTGGGACAGATCGACGCCGTGCAGCAGGCGGTGACGGAGCTGCCGCATGATGAGCGCACGGCCGTCGCGTTGCTGACGCACATCTTCGACGTCGACGTGGCGTGGCTCACCGCCACCCTACCCCTCCCGTTCGGTTACGTGGGGGTGCTGGGTTCTCGGCAACGCGCCGCGCAGCTCACCGAGCAGGCCACCCAGCAGCTCGCTCTGCGCGGCACGCCGCTCACGGCACGTCAGCGACACAAGCTCCACGCGCCCATCGGTCTCGATCTGGGTGGGGAGACCCCGGCGTCCATTGCGCTGGCGGCAATTGCCGAGATCGAGGCGGTGATTCACGCGCGCCCGGCGGGATTCCTGCGTGAGCGTCAGAGTCCCATTCATGCGCGCACGCCCACCCCCGAGCTCCTCGCTCGCGACGCGGCACGCACGCTGGCT
Above is a window of Gemmatimonas sp. DNA encoding:
- a CDS encoding XdhC/CoxI family protein — encoded protein: MSGFVDLARAAQAARLARPDVPLALATLVQVDGSSYRQPGARLLVDAEARVLAGAVSGGCLEGDVAARASEVCASGRALRLMYDLRADLETIWGFGARCDGIAHLLLEPLPDWRWMAQAESVRGRRQGGAVVTVLDARGSGATCVLLDGGVSNGRWHRLHHESRLVSTDELAPLVHAARRTGHAVLHAIADDVTVFVEPLVAPVALHCVGAGRGAEAFAQIAATLGWQVTVLDHRPALLDALQLPAGVAVRRVGQIDAVQQAVTELPHDERTAVALLTHIFDVDVAWLTATLPLPFGYVGVLGSRQRAAQLTEQATQQLALRGTPLTARQRHKLHAPIGLDLGGETPASIALAAIAEIEAVIHARPAGFLRERQSPIHARTPTPELLARDAARTLADQPLRCDLPEFPDG